In a genomic window of Ralstonia nicotianae:
- the rsmI gene encoding 16S rRNA (cytidine(1402)-2'-O)-methyltransferase: protein MSDPDWTLLAHDQHYPAGALYVVATPIGNAADVSLRARHVLGLADAVACEDTRNTGQLLHRLGLSRPLLAAHEHNEREAAARIVERLARGERIAYVSDAGTPGVSDPGARIVEAVRAAGQRVIPLPGASAVVTALSAAGELLETSAGQFTFVGFLPPKAGQRDTAIRQWAAHGPAWVLYEAPHRIDATLAALAAHLPARRLLIGRELTKLFEQIVVLPAAEAPAWLAADASHGKGEFVLVVEGAGAQEAAPTALAADQVLRLLLAELPAKRAAKLAGAITGAPVDALYQSALALKNDERD from the coding sequence GTGAGTGATCCTGACTGGACCCTGCTGGCGCATGACCAGCACTATCCCGCCGGCGCATTATATGTGGTGGCCACCCCCATCGGGAACGCCGCCGACGTGTCGCTGCGCGCGCGGCACGTGCTCGGCCTGGCCGATGCGGTGGCCTGCGAAGACACGCGCAACACCGGCCAGTTGCTGCATCGACTGGGCCTGTCGCGGCCGCTGCTGGCGGCGCACGAGCACAACGAGCGCGAGGCGGCCGCCCGCATCGTGGAGCGCCTGGCGCGCGGCGAGCGCATCGCCTACGTGTCGGACGCCGGCACGCCGGGCGTGTCGGACCCGGGCGCGCGCATTGTCGAGGCCGTGCGCGCGGCCGGGCAGCGCGTGATTCCGCTGCCGGGCGCGAGCGCGGTGGTGACGGCGCTGTCCGCGGCGGGCGAGCTGCTGGAGACCTCCGCCGGCCAGTTCACCTTCGTCGGCTTTCTGCCGCCCAAGGCGGGCCAGCGCGATACGGCCATCCGCCAGTGGGCCGCGCACGGGCCGGCCTGGGTCCTGTACGAGGCGCCGCATCGCATCGACGCCACGCTGGCGGCGCTGGCGGCGCACCTGCCCGCGCGGCGCCTGCTGATCGGCCGCGAACTGACCAAGCTGTTCGAGCAGATCGTCGTGCTGCCGGCCGCCGAGGCGCCCGCCTGGCTGGCCGCCGACGCCTCGCACGGCAAGGGGGAGTTTGTATTGGTGGTGGAAGGCGCGGGCGCGCAGGAGGCGGCGCCCACCGCGCTGGCCGCGGACCAGGTGCTGCGTCTGCTGCTGGCCGAGCTGCCGGCCAAGCGCGCGGCCAAGCTGGCCGGGGCGATCACCGGCGCGCCGGTCGACGCGTTGTACCAGAGCGCGCTGGCGCTGAAAAACGACGAACGGGATTAG
- a CDS encoding PolC-type DNA polymerase III domain-containing protein translates to MSDDTAADAAPVDKPRRKRGNQPPDTRPEIYVSTDIEADGPIPGPHSMLSFASAAYLADKTLVGTFEANLETLPGAEGHPIQMQWWAQQPEAWAACRRDLEAPEAALPRYVEWVESLPGKPVFVAFPAGFDFTFMFWYMMRFAGRSPFGWAALDIKTLAFALTGLPYRRNVKAAFPAQWHDPLPHTHIALDDAKEQGALFCNMLAELRRRETEQATQKAAAQPTQD, encoded by the coding sequence ATGAGCGACGACACCGCCGCGGACGCCGCCCCGGTCGACAAGCCCCGCCGCAAGCGCGGCAACCAGCCGCCCGACACCCGGCCGGAAATCTACGTCAGCACCGACATCGAGGCCGACGGGCCGATCCCCGGACCGCATTCGATGCTGAGCTTCGCCAGCGCGGCCTACCTCGCCGACAAGACGCTGGTGGGCACCTTCGAGGCCAACCTCGAAACGCTGCCGGGCGCCGAAGGGCATCCGATCCAGATGCAGTGGTGGGCGCAGCAGCCCGAGGCATGGGCCGCCTGCCGGCGCGACCTGGAGGCGCCCGAGGCGGCGCTGCCGCGCTACGTGGAATGGGTCGAGAGCCTGCCCGGCAAGCCGGTCTTCGTGGCCTTTCCGGCCGGCTTCGATTTCACCTTCATGTTCTGGTACATGATGCGGTTTGCCGGCCGCTCGCCGTTCGGCTGGGCGGCGCTCGACATCAAGACGCTGGCCTTTGCGCTGACCGGCCTGCCGTACCGGCGCAACGTCAAGGCGGCCTTTCCCGCGCAGTGGCACGACCCGCTGCCGCACACGCATATCGCGCTGGACGATGCGAAGGAGCAAGGTGCGCTCTTCTGCAACATGCTGGCCGAGCTGCGCCGCCGCGAGACGGAGCAGGCAACGCAGAAGGCCGCCGCGCAGCCCACGCAAGACTGA
- a CDS encoding septal ring lytic transglycosylase RlpA family protein yields MLKLTHPLPSPSAGRTLRAWLLHGATLVVLAGCAAVPGEPPATATNAPAHPADTRDNPDAWGTLAFRGMPESSSLQMAPADTEPGLRADLGTFEQRGLASWYGRGFHGRRTASGERFDMNAFTVAHPSLPLSSWVLVRNLSNDRVVVAKVTDRGPYHGKRIIDLSYAAAKRLDFVRRGSTQVEIRRLSRAEVEALRPELTQTDVASNSGDADMGADEPAPPRKKAVKRRARARR; encoded by the coding sequence ATGCTCAAGCTCACCCATCCGCTCCCCAGCCCTTCGGCCGGCCGCACGCTGCGTGCCTGGCTGCTGCACGGCGCCACCCTGGTGGTGCTGGCGGGCTGTGCCGCCGTACCGGGCGAGCCGCCGGCCACGGCCACGAATGCCCCCGCGCACCCGGCCGATACGCGCGACAACCCCGATGCCTGGGGCACGCTGGCCTTCCGCGGCATGCCGGAATCCAGCAGCCTGCAGATGGCACCCGCCGATACCGAGCCGGGCCTGCGCGCAGACCTCGGCACGTTCGAGCAGCGCGGTCTCGCGTCCTGGTACGGCCGCGGCTTCCACGGCCGGCGCACCGCCAGCGGCGAGCGCTTCGACATGAACGCCTTCACCGTCGCGCATCCGTCGCTGCCGCTGTCGAGCTGGGTGCTGGTGCGCAACCTGTCCAACGACCGCGTTGTCGTCGCCAAGGTGACCGACCGCGGGCCGTATCACGGCAAGCGCATCATCGATCTGTCCTACGCCGCCGCCAAGCGGCTCGATTTCGTCCGGCGCGGCTCGACCCAGGTGGAAATCCGCCGCCTGTCGCGCGCCGAGGTCGAGGCACTGCGCCCCGAGCTGACGCAGACCGACGTCGCCAGCAACAGCGGCGACGCCGACATGGGCGCCGACGAACCCGCGCCGCCGCGCAAGAAGGCGGTCAAGCGCCGGGCCCGCGCGCGCCGCTAA
- a CDS encoding BON domain-containing protein — protein sequence MKLPLPTSARLKRTVVLAALAGITATQLTACFPLFAGAVAGGVALATDRRPTATQTIDRGLQMEAENSLIARYSGLAHVNVTVYNRKVLLTGEARDEQVKQQIGQYAQKLENAREVVNEMTIGEFSSFGARTNDTYLTTKVKAALAGTEGLPWNSIKVTTEAQAVYLMGVVTESEGEHATEVARTVGGVGKVVKVFDYVSEDERKRLDANASSTNPSTPSGASQATQAPQGTPTATQAPAPVTSSSPGQPGAGATVSPTTLPALPPGRQLP from the coding sequence ATGAAACTCCCGTTGCCCACGTCTGCCCGTCTCAAGCGCACCGTCGTGCTGGCCGCCCTGGCCGGCATCACCGCCACGCAGCTGACGGCGTGCTTCCCGCTGTTTGCCGGTGCCGTGGCCGGCGGTGTGGCGCTGGCCACCGACCGCCGCCCGACCGCCACGCAGACCATCGACCGCGGCCTGCAGATGGAGGCCGAGAACTCCCTGATCGCGCGCTACAGCGGCCTGGCGCACGTGAACGTGACGGTCTACAACCGCAAGGTGCTGCTGACCGGCGAGGCCCGCGACGAGCAGGTCAAGCAGCAGATCGGCCAGTACGCGCAGAAACTGGAGAACGCCCGCGAGGTGGTCAACGAGATGACCATCGGCGAGTTCAGCTCGTTCGGCGCGCGCACCAACGACACCTACCTGACCACCAAGGTGAAGGCCGCGCTGGCCGGCACCGAGGGGCTGCCCTGGAACTCGATCAAGGTGACCACGGAGGCGCAGGCCGTCTACCTGATGGGCGTGGTGACCGAATCCGAGGGCGAGCACGCCACCGAGGTCGCGCGCACGGTGGGCGGCGTGGGCAAGGTGGTCAAGGTGTTCGACTATGTCAGCGAAGACGAGCGCAAGCGCCTGGACGCGAACGCCTCGTCGACCAACCCGTCGACCCCATCCGGTGCATCGCAAGCCACGCAGGCGCCGCAGGGCACCCCGACCGCCACGCAGGCGCCGGCACCGGTGACCTCTTCTTCGCCCGGCCAGCCCGGCGCGGGCGCGACTGTGTCGCCGACCACGCTGCCGGCGCTGCCGCCGGGCCGGCAGTTGCCGTAA
- a CDS encoding MBL fold metallo-hydrolase, producing MKVVVVPVTPFEQNCTLLIGDDGRAAVTDPGGDIDRILSAARQQGARIEKILLTHGHVDHCAAADALRTQLGVPIEGPHRDEAFWIDQLPTQSQRFGFPPARAFVPDRWLDDGDTVEAAGRTLEVFHCPGHTPGHVVFFSRPDRIAIVGDVLFAGSIGRTDFPRGNHADLIRSIRTKLWPLGDDVTFVPGHGPVSTFGDERATNPYVADRLFADEGTA from the coding sequence ATGAAAGTCGTCGTCGTCCCGGTTACGCCGTTTGAACAGAACTGCACGCTGCTGATCGGCGACGACGGGCGCGCCGCCGTCACCGATCCCGGCGGCGACATCGATCGCATCCTGAGCGCGGCCCGCCAGCAAGGCGCCCGCATCGAAAAGATCCTGCTCACGCACGGCCACGTGGACCACTGCGCCGCCGCCGACGCCCTGCGCACCCAGCTCGGCGTACCCATCGAAGGGCCGCACAGGGACGAGGCGTTCTGGATCGACCAACTGCCGACGCAAAGCCAGCGCTTCGGCTTCCCGCCCGCCCGCGCCTTCGTGCCCGACCGCTGGCTGGACGACGGCGACACGGTGGAAGCCGCCGGCCGCACGCTCGAAGTGTTCCACTGCCCCGGCCACACGCCGGGCCACGTGGTCTTCTTCAGCCGGCCGGACCGCATCGCCATCGTCGGCGACGTGCTGTTCGCGGGCTCGATCGGCCGCACGGATTTTCCGCGCGGCAACCACGCGGACCTGATCCGCTCGATCCGTACCAAGCTGTGGCCGCTCGGCGACGATGTGACCTTCGTGCCGGGCCACGGCCCCGTTTCCACCTTCGGCGACGAGCGCGCGACCAATCCGTATGTCGCCGACCGCCTGTTCGCCGATGAGGGCACCGCATGA
- a CDS encoding YraN family protein, with the protein MHAPQPAPSPPGAAATGEAAEDRALRYLQARGLSVIARNYRCKTGEIDLVMRDVAGTLVFVEVRARVARSAQRFGGAAASVTPAKQRRLIAAAEDFLAGHPGEVPACRFDVIAIDGTRIEWMRDAFGVEA; encoded by the coding sequence ATGCACGCGCCGCAGCCCGCGCCTTCGCCGCCCGGCGCCGCCGCGACGGGCGAGGCCGCCGAAGACCGCGCGCTGCGCTACCTGCAGGCGCGGGGGCTGTCGGTCATTGCCCGCAATTATCGCTGCAAGACCGGCGAAATCGACCTGGTGATGCGCGACGTGGCCGGTACGCTGGTGTTCGTCGAGGTGCGCGCTCGCGTGGCACGGTCGGCGCAGCGCTTCGGCGGCGCGGCCGCCAGCGTGACGCCGGCCAAGCAACGCCGCCTGATCGCCGCGGCCGAGGATTTCCTCGCCGGCCATCCGGGCGAGGTGCCGGCCTGCCGCTTCGATGTCATCGCCATCGACGGCACGCGCATTGAATGGATGCGCGATGCCTTCGGTGTCGAAGCCTGA